One Arvicanthis niloticus isolate mArvNil1 chromosome 13, mArvNil1.pat.X, whole genome shotgun sequence genomic window carries:
- the Kdelr3 gene encoding ER lumen protein-retaining receptor 3 isoform X2, with translation MRGTLDVYAGPEREGLGPAAAVRAAPPVGVGTWEAPLPGSCPAPGRPATSPRGQRCARERGGAAPAWGTARLREGDVAAPHAPERSQRSSARQGAGVAGGTMNVFRILGDLSHLLAMILLLVKIWRSKSCAGISGKSQILFALVFTTRYLDLFSNFISIYNTVMKVVFLLCAYVTVYMIYWKFRKTFDIENDTFRLEFLLVPVIGLSFLENYSYAPMEVGLIPRQGCLSTPSSAIWSCLPLLTVHSTQPHPTVRGPSFYSPEVPS, from the exons atgaGAGGAACTCTGGATGTCTATGCAGGGCCAGAGAGGGAGGGGCTCGGGCCAGCAGCCGCTGTGCGAGCTGCCCCGCCTGTCGGCGTGGGGACGTGGGAAGCGCCGCTTCCTGGCTCCTGTCCTGCGCCCGGCCGCCCTGCCACGTCACCGCGAGGCCAACGGTGCGCGCGCGAGCGAGGAGGCGCGGCACCGGCCTGGGGCACCGCGAGGCTCCGGGAAGGGGACGTGGCAGCGCCCCACGCACCAGAACGTTCCCAGAGAAGTTCCGCGCGACAAGGCGCGGGAGTGGCGGGCGGGACCATGAACGTGTTCCGAATCCTCGGGGACCTGAGCCACCTCTTGGCAATGATCTTGCTCCTAGTGAAGATCTGGAGGTCCAAGAGCTGCGCGG GCATCTCTGGGAAGAGCCAGATTCTTTTCGCTTTGGTCTTCACCACCAGGTACCTGGACCTCTTCTCCAATTTCATCTCCATCTACAACACAGTGATGAAG GTGGTTTTCCTCCTCTGTGCCTACGTCACAGTGTACATGATCTATTGGAAGTTCCGGAAAACGTTTGACATTGAAAATGACACATTCCGTCTGGAGTTCCTCCTGGTCCCAGTGATTGGCCTTTCCTTTCTGGAGAACTACAGTTACGCGCCTATGGAGGTGGGTCTGATCCCAAGACAGGGATGCCTTTCCACACCCTCTTCAGCCATCTGGTCATGCCTACCACTGCTCACCGTTCACAGCACTCAACCCCACCCCACTGTTCGGGGCCCATCTTTTTACAGTCCTGAGGTTCCAAGCTAA
- the Kdelr3 gene encoding ER lumen protein-retaining receptor 3 isoform X1, with the protein MNVFRILGDLSHLLAMILLLVKIWRSKSCAGISGKSQILFALVFTTRYLDLFSNFISIYNTVMKVVFLLCAYVTVYMIYWKFRKTFDIENDTFRLEFLLVPVIGLSFLENYSYAPMEVLWTFSIYLESVAILPQLFMISKTGEAETITTHYLFFLGLYRLLYLANWIRRYQTENYYDQISVVSGVVQTIFYCDFFYLYVTKVLKGKKLSLPMPV; encoded by the exons ATGAACGTGTTCCGAATCCTCGGGGACCTGAGCCACCTCTTGGCAATGATCTTGCTCCTAGTGAAGATCTGGAGGTCCAAGAGCTGCGCGG GCATCTCTGGGAAGAGCCAGATTCTTTTCGCTTTGGTCTTCACCACCAGGTACCTGGACCTCTTCTCCAATTTCATCTCCATCTACAACACAGTGATGAAG GTGGTTTTCCTCCTCTGTGCCTACGTCACAGTGTACATGATCTATTGGAAGTTCCGGAAAACGTTTGACATTGAAAATGACACATTCCGTCTGGAGTTCCTCCTGGTCCCAGTGATTGGCCTTTCCTTTCTGGAGAACTACAGTTACGCGCCTATGGAG GTCCTCTGGACCTTCTCCATCTATCTGGAGTCAGTGGCTATCCTGCCACAGCTCTTCATGATCAGTAAGACCGGAGAGGCCGAGACCATCACCACTCACTACCTGTTCTTCCTGGGACTCTATCGGTTACTCTACCTGGCCAACTGGATCAGGCGGTACCAGACAGAAAACTACTATGACCAGATCTCAGTGGTGTCTGGAGTTGTACAAACCATTTTCTACTGTGACTTTTTCTACTTGTATGTGACCAAAG TccttaaaggaaagaaattaagccTACCAATGCCAGTTTGA